The following proteins are co-located in the Hydrogenophaga sp. RAC07 genome:
- a CDS encoding FliA/WhiG family RNA polymerase sigma factor, with amino-acid sequence MTSNTAPLSRNEQLKKYSPIVHRAAYHMVSRLPASVEVDDLIQAGMIGLCDAMDRCVPEEGELEKYAMPRIRGAMIDELRECDWMPRGSRRSRRDIDGAVQRLQQRLLRQLVAQEVASELHLDIQAYHALMGKVHLMQLVHMEDIDQLDDEGESVLDGAFGDWHADPLSQIENQRRRKALVEAIVGLPQREQYVIVECYVNDRKLREIALDLDVTESRVCQLRSNAITMLRARLQAH; translated from the coding sequence ATGACTTCGAACACAGCCCCGCTCAGCCGCAACGAACAGCTAAAAAAGTACAGCCCAATAGTGCATCGGGCGGCGTATCACATGGTCTCGCGACTACCGGCCTCGGTAGAGGTGGACGACCTGATTCAAGCCGGCATGATCGGCTTGTGTGACGCAATGGACCGCTGCGTGCCGGAGGAGGGTGAACTCGAAAAATACGCCATGCCCCGCATCCGCGGTGCCATGATCGACGAGCTCCGTGAATGCGACTGGATGCCTCGCGGCAGCCGTCGGAGCCGCCGCGACATTGATGGCGCGGTGCAACGCCTGCAACAAAGGCTGCTCCGCCAGCTGGTCGCGCAGGAAGTGGCCAGCGAATTGCACCTGGACATTCAGGCGTATCACGCCCTGATGGGGAAGGTGCACCTCATGCAGCTTGTGCACATGGAAGACATCGACCAGCTCGACGATGAGGGCGAATCGGTGTTGGACGGTGCCTTTGGCGACTGGCATGCCGACCCACTCAGTCAGATCGAGAACCAGCGTCGGCGCAAGGCGCTGGTGGAGGCTATTGTTGGCCTACCCCAGCGCGAACAATATGTGATCGTCGAATGCTATGTAAATGATCGCAAGCTGCGCGAGATAGCCTTGGATCTGGACGTCACCGAATCGCGTGTGTGCCAATTGCGCAGCAACGCCATCACGATGTTGCGTGCTCGTCTGCAAGCGCATTGA
- a CDS encoding PAS domain S-box protein has protein sequence MQSAPLRSDEALRLSTLDSLSVLDTPADPVLDGLVRAAAQLIGCPISLVSLVDETRQWFKAREGLGAQQTPRELAFCSHAILQTELFEVRDSRRDERFADNPLVTGEPRVIFYAGVPLMVDGHAMGTLCVIDHQPRELTLEQRSLLRDLARSAEHWLNTQRVHQQIQSADADRRNLFDQMGDGMLLLDRSYRVIDANRSTARMLGRSVDELRQIRLQELLPASEHPRLARTALRVLKGAETLADWQVLRNDGTGLMAEVSIRVLDQKRFVVIMRDITQRHVQEQEVRLLSMAVEQSAQSVVITDLEGNIEYVNAAALSSSGYGIHELLGRNPRMLQSGKTPRDTYNQMWDRLLSGRSWRGLLFNRRKNGVEYVEDATITPIRDAKGQVTQYLALMLDVTERRRLSEELERHQYHLEDLVEQRTQALVEARRAAEAASDAKSAFLATMSHEIRTPMNGVVGSVDLLQRSELSPYQRDLVDTVGESAQALLNIIDDILDFSKIEAGHLTLKREPVSLERLSDSVCDALRATAASCSIALHAEVAQGVPDWIQSDSGRVRQILYNLLGNALKFSTDTGRAGRVELRVRLCGPELPGHLEISVVDNGIGMPLDALKRIFKPFVQAEGTTTRRFGGTGLGLSICKRLTSMMGGWIEAESVEGQGSCFKVTLPFEPAQAPKQIEDDKPTITMSAGPRFALAGGPLVLVAEDNEINRKVIGHQLALLGVAAEMVDNGPDALARWRDGRASQRHAMLLTDLHMPGLDGYTLAATIREEESDGSRLPILALSANALVGEIDRCRAAGIDDYLSKPVQTDQLGEMLKRWLPPEEVCRLELLDHVDCEEVDVFDVELGLCAYDDHALSRLVGDDPELLADFRQRFVLSALSTKDEMHRAASRGDFASMADLAHRLKSSSRAIGAVSLGACCERIEREAPTAVAIQMHGHLASMEDALAHVMTRLSEHTGVPHFQDGSWAQKDTE, from the coding sequence ATGCAATCCGCACCTCTGAGATCTGATGAAGCTCTTCGCCTCTCCACACTGGACTCCCTTAGCGTGCTCGACACGCCAGCCGACCCTGTGCTTGACGGCCTCGTGCGCGCTGCCGCCCAGCTTATCGGATGCCCAATCTCACTGGTCAGTCTTGTCGATGAAACTCGTCAGTGGTTCAAAGCGCGCGAAGGTCTCGGCGCGCAGCAAACCCCGCGCGAGCTGGCGTTCTGTTCCCACGCTATCTTGCAGACCGAGCTGTTCGAGGTACGGGACTCCCGCAGAGATGAGCGCTTTGCAGACAACCCGCTCGTAACCGGTGAACCCAGGGTGATTTTCTATGCAGGTGTGCCACTGATGGTGGACGGCCATGCGATGGGCACGTTATGCGTGATCGATCACCAACCGCGCGAACTCACATTAGAGCAGCGCAGCCTGTTGCGTGACCTCGCGCGCTCAGCAGAACACTGGTTGAACACGCAGCGAGTCCACCAGCAGATCCAGAGCGCCGACGCCGATCGGCGCAACCTCTTTGACCAGATGGGCGACGGCATGCTGCTGCTCGACCGGAGCTACCGCGTGATCGACGCCAACCGCTCGACTGCCCGCATGCTGGGTCGTAGCGTGGACGAATTGCGGCAGATTCGTCTCCAAGAGTTGTTACCAGCCAGTGAACACCCGCGACTTGCCCGCACTGCGCTGCGTGTGCTCAAGGGCGCAGAAACCTTGGCCGACTGGCAGGTGCTGCGGAACGACGGCACTGGCCTCATGGCTGAGGTCAGTATCCGTGTGCTGGATCAAAAACGCTTTGTCGTGATCATGCGCGACATTACACAGCGCCATGTGCAGGAACAGGAGGTCCGCCTCCTATCTATGGCGGTGGAGCAGAGCGCGCAAAGCGTTGTGATCACCGATTTGGAAGGCAACATCGAGTATGTCAATGCCGCAGCCCTTTCCAGCTCAGGCTACGGCATTCATGAACTTCTTGGGCGTAACCCGCGAATGCTGCAATCGGGTAAGACACCACGAGATACCTACAACCAAATGTGGGATCGCCTGTTGTCCGGCAGGTCCTGGCGCGGCTTACTTTTCAACCGACGTAAGAACGGCGTGGAATACGTCGAGGACGCGACCATCACGCCGATCCGTGACGCCAAGGGACAAGTGACTCAATACTTGGCGCTGATGCTTGATGTGACAGAACGGCGACGGCTCTCCGAGGAGTTGGAACGTCACCAATATCACCTCGAGGATCTGGTGGAGCAGCGAACTCAGGCGCTGGTAGAGGCACGTCGTGCAGCTGAGGCGGCCAGTGATGCGAAAAGTGCGTTTCTAGCCACCATGAGCCACGAGATCCGTACCCCCATGAACGGCGTGGTGGGAAGCGTCGACCTGCTACAGCGTTCGGAGCTATCTCCCTACCAACGTGATCTGGTGGATACCGTCGGAGAATCGGCTCAAGCGCTGTTGAACATCATTGATGACATCCTGGACTTTTCAAAAATCGAAGCTGGTCATCTCACGCTGAAGCGCGAGCCGGTCTCCCTCGAAAGGCTCAGTGACAGTGTGTGCGACGCACTGCGTGCCACGGCGGCGTCTTGCTCGATCGCCCTGCATGCGGAAGTTGCGCAAGGCGTGCCGGATTGGATCCAGAGTGACAGCGGTCGGGTGCGTCAGATTCTTTACAACCTGCTGGGCAACGCACTCAAGTTTTCGACAGACACCGGGCGCGCCGGCCGAGTGGAACTACGGGTGCGGCTATGCGGGCCTGAGCTGCCAGGACATCTGGAGATCAGCGTTGTCGACAACGGTATTGGCATGCCTCTAGATGCGTTGAAACGTATTTTCAAACCTTTTGTCCAGGCCGAGGGAACGACAACGCGACGCTTTGGCGGAACTGGCCTGGGCTTGTCGATATGCAAGCGCTTGACCAGCATGATGGGGGGCTGGATTGAGGCTGAGAGCGTGGAGGGTCAGGGATCTTGCTTCAAGGTGACCCTGCCGTTCGAGCCAGCACAGGCACCGAAGCAGATCGAAGACGACAAGCCAACGATCACCATGTCAGCCGGACCACGCTTTGCACTGGCGGGTGGTCCGCTGGTGCTGGTAGCTGAAGACAATGAAATCAACAGGAAGGTGATTGGTCACCAGCTCGCCTTGCTGGGCGTAGCGGCGGAGATGGTCGACAACGGACCGGATGCGTTGGCACGATGGCGTGACGGTCGAGCCTCGCAGCGCCATGCCATGTTGCTTACCGATCTGCACATGCCGGGCCTTGATGGGTATACGCTGGCAGCAACCATTCGGGAAGAAGAGAGCGACGGGTCGCGTCTGCCAATCTTGGCCCTCTCCGCCAACGCCTTGGTCGGCGAGATCGATCGCTGCCGCGCCGCCGGCATCGATGACTACCTTAGCAAGCCAGTACAAACGGACCAGCTGGGCGAGATGCTCAAGCGCTGGCTACCGCCGGAGGAAGTGTGCCGACTGGAACTACTGGATCACGTAGATTGCGAGGAAGTTGATGTGTTCGACGTCGAGCTGGGCCTTTGCGCGTACGACGACCATGCTCTTTCGCGGCTGGTTGGCGACGACCCGGAATTGCTAGCCGACTTTCGCCAGCGTTTCGTGCTGTCCGCGCTCAGCACCAAGGACGAAATGCACAGAGCCGCCAGTAGGGGTGACTTCGCGAGCATGGCCGATTTGGCTCATCGCCTCAAATCTTCCTCGCGTGCGATCGGGGCGGTCTCTCTGGGTGCCTGCTGCGAACGTATTGAGCGCGAGGCACCCACCGCTGTGGCTATACAGATGCACGGACATTTGGCATCGATGGAAGACGCACTGGCACACGTGATGACCCGTCTTTCCGAGCATACCGGTGTACCGCATTTTCAGGACGGCTCTTGGGCGCAAAAGGACACTGAATGA
- a CDS encoding response regulator, which translates to MSRCYLLDDHSLLRDGLRLVLEKNGHKILGEAGDLTRGSMEIREMEPEIVVLDLHLNGRSGLELLEELRKRRSQTRAIVLTMSAQPRNVAECMRQGARGYLLKGGPNHELLLAIQQVMAGHTFLGEGVSNLMAAAPPEGDGVAALSARERQIVVLVAEGQSSTEIGRLLHLSPKTVDTYRSRLMAKLGTPDLPALVRYALTKGLIEPEGQ; encoded by the coding sequence ATGAGCCGCTGTTACTTACTCGACGACCATTCCTTGCTGCGCGATGGCTTGCGCTTGGTGCTGGAGAAAAATGGCCACAAGATCCTGGGTGAGGCGGGCGATCTCACGCGTGGCAGTATGGAGATCCGCGAGATGGAGCCGGAAATCGTGGTGCTTGACCTGCACCTGAATGGACGCTCTGGGCTGGAGCTGTTGGAGGAACTGCGCAAGCGCCGATCACAAACCCGAGCCATCGTGCTCACCATGTCCGCTCAGCCGCGCAACGTGGCTGAATGCATGCGCCAAGGCGCCCGAGGTTATCTGCTCAAAGGCGGCCCTAATCATGAGTTGCTGCTGGCAATCCAGCAGGTGATGGCCGGACACACTTTTCTGGGGGAAGGCGTGTCCAATCTCATGGCCGCAGCGCCACCCGAGGGTGATGGGGTAGCCGCGTTGTCTGCGCGCGAACGTCAGATTGTTGTGCTGGTGGCAGAAGGCCAATCCAGCACTGAGATTGGCCGATTGCTGCATCTGTCGCCCAAGACGGTGGATACCTACCGAAGCCGACTCATGGCCAAGCTGGGCACCCCCGATCTACCGGCACTCGTGCGCTACGCTTTGACTAAAGGTCTGATCGAGCCCGAAGGCCAATGA
- a CDS encoding hybrid sensor histidine kinase/response regulator: MMAPERSASATQHTGWRTWIAPLAFALLALTFTFDLSTQQGFAHGILYLPVVLIALLGRNSGVLMAITLTALVLVPVAGWLSPPPPAGFPLHLLVANRVAAMFALLLAMAVGLFTLRLQRRLVVMHEKAQSQANLLEIAGQLGQLGGWSYDLRTMRVDWSAEVARLHGRPSGYQPDVEEGLSYYLDPDQSRIEAMFNACLQSGEPFDDEFQLRAFDGQVRWVRVAARAQTDPRGKIIRLQGAFQDVSAHKNTQRLLVESAQSWRRLAEAMPFIVWTTDSRGHIDYISPAVTQLSGVSQRDALGEGWLDLVHPDDRSNAISVWTDARLNRQRYENVFRLRDRNSQYRWHLARAIKQHILPDMEKAWCGTAIDIHDRVELERNAVDSRNRYEAVLESTNDAVLALDADWRVTVVNSRAANLLQRDRQDLIGRTVWEEFPQARGSLFQREYERCQREQVMVRFEEFFAPLDALFEVTAYPGQDGGVTIFFRDVTELRRVAEQIRQLRRLEAIGQLTGGVAHDFNNLLTVVMGNAEMLRDQSTEGSIERELVDTITEAAARGAAMTQRLLAFARKQALSPAPVDVNRLVSEMEPLLRRALGEHIRIEAVEGVNLWPALVDAGQMENALLNMAINARDAMPNGGNLLIECNNVHLDSTYADKNPGAQVGDYVVVTVTDTGTGMTPEVQQRLFEPFFTTKPKGQGTGLGLSMVHGFVKQSSGHVTVYSELGQGTAMKIYIPRADAAPAKSVAPTQEEVPQGRGELVLLVEDDDMVRQFASAQLHALGYRTLTAASGLAALELFGQHPDIDLLFTDVVMPGGMSGRNLADHIHSLRPNLPVLYTSGYTDNAIVHQGRLDAGVMLLTKPYRRGELAQRLRQALSPKGNK; this comes from the coding sequence ATGATGGCTCCGGAGCGCTCCGCCAGCGCCACCCAACACACAGGTTGGCGCACCTGGATAGCGCCTTTGGCTTTTGCACTTCTGGCGCTCACCTTCACCTTCGACCTGAGCACCCAGCAGGGCTTTGCTCACGGGATTCTCTATCTTCCGGTGGTCCTCATTGCCCTGCTGGGGCGAAATTCTGGCGTACTGATGGCCATCACTTTGACTGCTCTTGTGCTGGTACCTGTGGCAGGCTGGCTGTCGCCACCACCACCTGCAGGCTTCCCTTTGCATCTGCTGGTGGCCAATCGGGTAGCGGCTATGTTTGCGCTTCTGCTGGCGATGGCAGTTGGTCTTTTCACCTTGCGCCTTCAGCGCCGTCTGGTCGTAATGCATGAGAAGGCTCAGAGTCAAGCAAACCTGTTGGAGATTGCGGGTCAACTGGGGCAGTTGGGTGGTTGGTCATACGACTTGCGCACCATGCGCGTCGATTGGTCCGCGGAAGTGGCGCGGTTGCACGGCCGTCCGTCCGGTTACCAGCCCGACGTCGAAGAAGGTCTGTCCTACTACTTGGATCCCGATCAGTCGCGCATCGAAGCAATGTTCAACGCCTGCCTGCAGAGTGGGGAGCCCTTTGATGACGAGTTCCAGTTGCGTGCATTCGATGGGCAAGTGCGTTGGGTCCGGGTGGCGGCGCGCGCACAGACAGACCCACGAGGGAAGATCATCCGGCTGCAGGGAGCATTTCAGGACGTGAGTGCACACAAGAACACCCAGCGTCTGCTTGTCGAGAGTGCACAGAGTTGGCGCCGCTTGGCAGAGGCCATGCCCTTCATCGTTTGGACGACCGACTCCCGGGGGCACATTGACTACATCAGCCCAGCAGTCACGCAACTCAGCGGCGTGTCTCAGCGAGATGCGCTTGGAGAGGGGTGGCTCGACCTGGTGCATCCCGATGACCGCAGCAATGCAATCTCGGTTTGGACCGACGCTCGGCTAAATCGCCAGCGCTACGAGAACGTCTTTCGGTTGCGCGACCGGAACAGCCAGTACCGCTGGCATCTGGCGCGTGCTATCAAGCAGCACATCCTTCCCGATATGGAGAAAGCCTGGTGCGGCACTGCAATCGACATCCACGATCGCGTCGAATTGGAGCGGAATGCGGTGGATTCACGCAATCGATACGAGGCAGTCCTTGAAAGCACCAATGACGCGGTACTGGCTTTGGATGCCGACTGGCGCGTGACCGTGGTCAACAGCCGTGCCGCCAATCTCCTACAACGCGATCGGCAAGACTTGATCGGGCGCACTGTATGGGAAGAATTTCCTCAGGCGCGTGGCTCACTGTTTCAGAGAGAGTATGAGCGCTGTCAGCGCGAGCAGGTCATGGTGCGGTTCGAGGAGTTCTTCGCGCCGCTGGACGCGCTGTTTGAGGTAACCGCCTACCCCGGGCAAGACGGTGGCGTCACCATCTTCTTCCGCGATGTGACTGAGCTGCGCCGCGTTGCTGAACAAATACGCCAGTTGCGGCGACTGGAAGCCATCGGACAACTCACTGGTGGCGTGGCTCATGACTTCAACAACCTGCTGACTGTGGTGATGGGCAATGCCGAAATGCTTCGCGACCAATCAACTGAAGGCAGCATTGAGCGCGAACTGGTTGACACCATCACTGAAGCAGCCGCGCGCGGTGCGGCGATGACCCAGCGCCTGCTTGCATTCGCGCGCAAACAGGCCTTATCACCGGCACCAGTGGATGTGAACCGGTTGGTCAGTGAGATGGAGCCGCTACTGCGCCGCGCACTGGGAGAACACATTCGAATCGAGGCGGTGGAGGGGGTGAATCTGTGGCCTGCGCTGGTGGATGCTGGTCAGATGGAGAATGCGCTGCTCAACATGGCCATCAATGCACGCGACGCCATGCCCAATGGGGGGAACTTGCTGATTGAATGCAACAACGTTCACCTGGATTCCACCTACGCGGACAAGAATCCCGGCGCGCAAGTGGGTGACTACGTGGTGGTGACCGTCACAGACACGGGTACCGGCATGACGCCCGAGGTGCAACAGCGGCTGTTTGAGCCCTTCTTCACCACCAAGCCCAAAGGTCAGGGCACGGGGCTTGGTTTGTCCATGGTGCACGGATTTGTGAAGCAGTCCAGTGGTCATGTGACGGTTTATAGCGAGCTCGGCCAGGGCACTGCCATGAAGATTTATATCCCGCGTGCGGACGCTGCACCGGCTAAATCGGTAGCCCCCACGCAGGAGGAGGTTCCCCAGGGAAGAGGCGAGCTGGTCCTACTTGTTGAAGACGACGACATGGTGCGTCAATTCGCCAGCGCTCAGTTGCACGCCCTTGGCTACCGCACACTGACAGCGGCCAGCGGCCTGGCAGCGCTTGAACTGTTCGGCCAACATCCCGACATTGACCTGCTGTTCACCGATGTTGTGATGCCCGGTGGCATGAGCGGACGGAACCTGGCTGATCACATCCACTCTCTTCGGCCAAATTTGCCTGTGCTCTACACATCGGGCTATACCGACAACGCCATCGTTCATCAGGGTCGGCTTGACGCGGGTGTGATGCTGCTGACCAAGCCCTACCGGCGAGGGGAGCTTGCCCAGCGTTTGCGTCAAGCGCTTTCTCCAAAAGGAAATAAGTGA
- a CDS encoding tyrosine-type recombinase/integrase yields the protein MLQGQRMREQTALPDTPVNRKRLHKALERIEGDIALGTFDYQKTFGKPLPSGQPVAEAAAEEGKSELQRNPMSRTGTPTFKEFADMWFSESEVSWRRSYKVTQRGSIDQYLIPYFGEKEVGQITKADVLAFRATLAKVTTRKSQSTLSNRRINSVMKPLRQILNEAADRLEFTSAFRNIKPLKMKRSDVMPFTLDEVQQILTTVRADYRQYFTVRFFTGMRTGEAHGLKWKYIDFERRLILVREAIVLKEEDELKTDGSVRDIQMNDLVFDALQAQFKVTGKTSEFVFCNRNGTPIDNQNFLNRVWSPLLRHLDIPHRRAYQMRHTAATLWLASGEAPEWIARQLGHTSTEMLFRVYSRYVPNLTRRDGSAMERLLKQHISVAPVQGSVIRLSEEAQTLELVEHQYAKAFQPIESAASAGVDYASAQCTRTASHQHADDTATGDPHSKEQPVEVLFPRSAARRKNTTKAQPLSPLSFLRSATSAERSPQD from the coding sequence GTGCTTCAGGGCCAGCGGATGCGCGAGCAGACTGCATTGCCTGATACCCCGGTCAACCGCAAGCGCCTCCACAAGGCCCTTGAACGCATCGAAGGCGACATCGCCCTCGGCACCTTCGACTACCAGAAGACCTTCGGCAAGCCTCTGCCATCGGGTCAGCCGGTGGCCGAAGCCGCTGCAGAAGAAGGCAAGTCAGAACTGCAGCGCAACCCCATGTCACGCACCGGCACACCTACCTTCAAGGAGTTCGCCGACATGTGGTTCTCGGAGTCGGAAGTCTCCTGGCGCCGCAGCTACAAGGTCACGCAGCGTGGGTCGATCGACCAGTACCTCATCCCTTACTTCGGGGAGAAGGAGGTCGGCCAGATCACCAAGGCAGACGTACTGGCATTTCGGGCAACACTCGCCAAAGTAACCACCCGAAAATCCCAGAGCACATTGTCCAACCGTCGCATCAACTCCGTGATGAAGCCGTTGCGCCAGATCCTCAACGAAGCAGCCGACCGCCTCGAGTTTACTTCCGCGTTCCGCAACATCAAGCCGCTGAAGATGAAGCGCAGCGACGTGATGCCGTTCACCCTGGACGAGGTGCAGCAGATCCTCACCACTGTGCGGGCGGACTACCGCCAGTACTTCACGGTGCGCTTCTTCACTGGCATGAGAACGGGTGAAGCCCACGGCCTCAAGTGGAAGTACATCGACTTTGAGCGCCGTCTGATCCTGGTGCGCGAGGCCATCGTGCTCAAGGAAGAGGACGAGCTCAAGACCGACGGCAGTGTGCGCGACATCCAGATGAACGATCTGGTGTTCGATGCGCTGCAGGCGCAGTTCAAGGTGACGGGCAAGACCTCCGAGTTCGTCTTCTGCAACCGCAACGGCACGCCCATCGACAACCAGAATTTTCTGAACCGGGTGTGGTCACCGCTCTTGCGCCACCTGGACATCCCGCACCGCCGGGCCTACCAGATGCGCCACACCGCGGCCACCTTGTGGCTGGCCTCGGGCGAAGCACCGGAGTGGATCGCGCGCCAGCTCGGCCACACCAGCACCGAGATGCTGTTTCGGGTCTACAGCCGCTACGTGCCCAACCTGACGCGGCGCGACGGCTCGGCCATGGAGCGCCTGCTCAAGCAGCACATCTCGGTGGCACCGGTGCAGGGGAGCGTTATCCGCTTGTCCGAAGAAGCTCAGACATTGGAACTGGTGGAGCACCAATATGCGAAAGCCTTTCAACCCATCGAGAGTGCCGCGTCTGCGGGGGTGGACTACGCAAGTGCACAGTGCACCCGTACTGCGTCGCATCAGCACGCAGACGACACGGCAACGGGTGACCCGCACAGCAAAGAGCAACCCGTTGAGGTCTTGTTCCCCCGCTCAGCTGCGCGCCGAAAGAACACGACCAAGGCGCAACCACTGAGCCCGCTGTCCTTCTTGCGCTCGGCGACCTCCGCCGAACGTTCTCCGCAGGACTAG
- a CDS encoding ATP-binding response regulator: MDESTPLRVLCIEDDPDDLVLVRLATRHYPRPLHWQCTDNAQGVTAALAQGVDFVLSDYHLGGYSPLRAIAEIAARGMDIPLVVVSNAVGEGAAVEVLRAGAADYVSKDRLATLPMVITRVLEARDQRERQRRLLADNQASALRLQVLAAELVQAQENERRHLADTLHDSLGQTLTALQLHMQAADAAESNDEATSLRKKSYAILRDAISQMRTLSFALRPAQLDDQGLFATVQSLAEVMLTPTGVDFELQTLGRERKRGSVQSALGFRVVQEAVTNAMRHARPEHMVVRLRFRDAGLLEVVVADDGAGFDTRRPRLSDKSAIGRGLSTMGERCELTGGSLRVRSQPGRGTVLRARLGEL; encoded by the coding sequence ATGGATGAATCTACACCTCTGCGTGTGCTTTGCATTGAAGACGATCCTGACGATCTTGTACTGGTTCGGCTGGCTACTCGGCACTATCCCAGGCCACTGCACTGGCAGTGCACCGACAACGCGCAGGGCGTGACGGCCGCGCTTGCACAGGGGGTCGATTTCGTTTTGAGTGACTATCACCTAGGAGGCTACTCACCACTCAGGGCAATCGCGGAGATCGCAGCGCGGGGCATGGACATTCCGTTGGTTGTGGTGAGCAATGCGGTGGGTGAAGGTGCTGCGGTGGAGGTCCTGCGCGCTGGCGCGGCTGACTATGTAAGCAAAGATCGGCTTGCCACTCTGCCTATGGTGATCACCCGTGTACTTGAGGCGCGCGACCAGCGAGAACGCCAGCGCCGCCTGCTGGCTGACAACCAGGCCTCAGCCTTGCGCCTACAGGTACTGGCTGCCGAGTTGGTGCAGGCCCAGGAAAATGAACGCCGTCACTTGGCGGACACCCTGCATGACAGTTTGGGCCAAACACTGACTGCCCTGCAATTGCATATGCAGGCCGCCGATGCGGCTGAAAGCAACGACGAGGCTACTTCACTGCGCAAGAAGTCATATGCCATTCTGCGAGACGCGATTTCGCAGATGCGAACCTTGTCGTTTGCGCTGCGCCCTGCTCAACTGGATGACCAGGGTCTGTTCGCCACTGTGCAGTCTCTGGCAGAGGTCATGCTGACTCCGACCGGAGTGGACTTTGAGCTCCAGACCCTTGGACGAGAACGCAAGCGCGGCAGTGTTCAATCTGCTTTGGGCTTCCGCGTGGTGCAGGAAGCTGTGACCAACGCGATGCGCCATGCTCGACCTGAGCACATGGTCGTGCGTCTGCGTTTTCGTGACGCCGGCTTACTTGAGGTGGTGGTTGCCGATGACGGGGCTGGCTTCGACACACGCCGTCCTCGCTTGAGCGACAAGTCCGCCATTGGGCGTGGCCTGAGCACCATGGGCGAGCGCTGTGAACTGACTGGAGGAAGTCTGCGGGTGCGCAGCCAGCCGGGCCGTGGAACGGTGTTGCGCGCCCGCTTGGGAGAGCTTTGA
- a CDS encoding sensor histidine kinase — protein sequence MIKYNENDQKPGPRLLIVDDEDLLVRTLQTFLRTRGYEVDVSSTPAQALDHPALAQTDLLIADLQLPQMDGIELIGRAQARHPDMSAILMTGHATIDSAVKALRGGAVDYLQKPFALSALEAVVVRALQVQKLQRANRELQATLVQRNAELTTVNQDLDAFAARLAHDLRGPINNVRGIVAFLREEIGAELETDVRELLERAVRSGDQSLRMVSDLLDFARLGHGHLRLVPLPLEPLLIRCVEAAAPKRPAELCRIEIGPLPTVLGHEGLLFQVFLSLLDNAIKYSEPKPKTCVSVFSQPRGESLIDVVVSDNGVGFEPMHSDLLFRPFQRLHPRSEFSGAGMGLANVKRIVERHGGQVVASATPGEGATITVTLQRA from the coding sequence TTGATCAAGTACAACGAGAACGACCAAAAACCGGGTCCGCGCTTGCTCATCGTCGACGACGAAGATCTCCTCGTGCGTACGCTGCAAACCTTTCTTCGTACGCGCGGATACGAAGTCGATGTGTCTTCCACGCCTGCCCAGGCTCTCGATCACCCCGCGCTCGCGCAGACCGATCTGCTAATCGCCGATCTGCAACTGCCGCAAATGGACGGCATCGAATTGATAGGGCGTGCGCAGGCTCGGCACCCCGATATGTCGGCTATCTTGATGACCGGCCATGCCACGATTGACTCAGCGGTGAAGGCGCTGCGCGGCGGCGCAGTCGACTACCTGCAGAAACCCTTCGCGCTTTCAGCGCTGGAGGCTGTGGTGGTACGCGCACTTCAGGTACAAAAGCTGCAACGCGCCAACCGCGAACTGCAGGCCACTTTAGTGCAGCGCAATGCAGAACTGACGACAGTGAACCAGGATCTGGACGCATTTGCCGCGCGCCTGGCGCACGACCTGCGCGGCCCGATCAACAACGTGCGCGGCATCGTGGCATTCTTGCGCGAAGAGATCGGCGCTGAATTGGAAACAGACGTGCGGGAACTGCTGGAACGTGCGGTGCGGTCGGGCGACCAGTCGCTGCGCATGGTGAGTGACCTGCTGGATTTCGCACGTCTGGGACATGGCCACCTGCGACTGGTACCGCTGCCGCTGGAGCCTTTGTTGATCCGCTGCGTGGAGGCGGCGGCACCGAAGCGACCTGCTGAACTTTGCCGCATCGAGATCGGACCACTACCAACAGTGCTCGGTCACGAGGGGTTGCTGTTCCAGGTGTTTCTGAGCCTTCTGGACAACGCCATCAAATACAGCGAACCGAAGCCGAAAACGTGCGTGTCCGTCTTTTCCCAACCGCGAGGCGAGAGCCTTATCGACGTCGTGGTGAGCGATAACGGCGTGGGCTTCGAGCCGATGCATTCCGACCTGCTGTTCCGCCCTTTCCAGCGGCTGCACCCTCGCAGTGAGTTCTCGGGTGCGGGCATGGGCCTGGCCAACGTCAAGCGCATCGTGGAGCGACATGGCGGGCAGGTGGTTGCCAGCGCGACGCCGGGGGAAGGTGCGACTATCACCGTCACGCTGCAACGGGCTTAG